DNA from Mucilaginibacter mallensis:
AACGATTCCCCAACATGGATTGACGCGCTGGAGAAAATGGTGAGGGAATAGGTCTCTTCACCACGTCATTGCGAGCGATAGCGTGGACAACCGACCGGAGGGAGCTCATTAATACCATTGAAAAACAAATTACAACATTAATAATCCCCGACTATGCAGAGCAGATATGTAATTGTGAATATCGCATGAAGCCGCTCATGGGCGCGGAGCCCTATTTCTTTTGTCTTGATACAAAAGAAACAAAAAATCAAGACAAAAAAATCCTTCCGCCCACAGGCAAAACACCCAGGCCCGCGCTTTTTGTCGGGCCTTTACCCGCTTTTAATCATGGTTCAATTAAAGCCATTTCCTTTGGAGAAATTAGGTAAAGTTCCTTTCCCTGTCAGTAGAACAGCTTCGGGAGAAAGCAGGCAAAACGATGGTGGCCTTGTGCGTGGCAGGGCATAGCAGATTTTTACAGAAGCGTAAAGGCTGGGTGCGTAGCGACAGCAGGGGTAAAAATATAGCAGCCCAGGTTTTGCCTGATTTGCAGCGTAGAGGCCTCGTGCGGAAAGAAGCATTTCTACTGACTTGACTTTTTGGTCCTTTTGTGTCAAGACAAAAGGACTAGGCCTAGCGGCTATGAGCGATACCATGCGACTCAATATACCGTGCATAGTCGGGGATTATTAATGAGCTCCTACGGTCGGCTGTCTTCGTACCTTGCAATGACGCGTGGAGCGAATTCCGAAATCAAAAATCCGATATCGAAATCAATCTACTACTCCTTCTTAAAATCATACGGAGTACGCTCCAACTCGTCATCAACCTTAATCCTTACCCCTGTTACGGTGCCGTTTTGTACAAGGAAGGGGAACACCGCCTTGCCAAGCTCCGGATCGGAGAAAACAGCGTAGAAACGATTGCCGCCTAAAGGCATCAAATGTGCATACATTTTAGGGTGATGTTCAAAGCGCATTTCAAGATCATTACCCTCGCCGGCTGTAACTACCATGTTGCCGTAAAGCTCATTAGTATATTTGCCAAGATAGGCCGTTGCCGGTAAGGCAGGAGGGTGTAATAGGGCCACAGTATCTTTCCGCCTTTTGTCGAGCTGTTGCTCTTTATCCTGATTATCTTTAAAGCGGGCCAGGTAATTATCGCAATAATTGCGAAATGGCATTTTAAAGTAGGCATCCATTATATCCCAGCGCAGGGCATCATATAAACGGTTCTGATCGGTATTGGTAAGTATGATGATGCCCAGGTGCTCTTTAGGCACCAGTGTAACGGAGGTTACATAACCGCCTACGCCGCCATCGTGCATTACGATACTATGGCCCGAGTAATCTTGTAAAAACCAGCCTAAACCATAGAGTTCATAATCATCTTCGCCGTTTAAGTGGTGTGCGGTTGTTACTATATCCTGCGGCTCGCGGGTGGCCTGTATGGCGGCTAGGGGTATTACCTGCCTGTTGCCTACCTTGCCATCGTTAAGCAGGCAAAGTACCCATTTGCTCATATCGTTAACACTTGAGCAGATGCTGCCGGCAGGTGCAAGGCCATCCAACTGATCGTAAGGGATAGCGGTAAGCCGACCATCGACAATAGTATGCGGTACGGTGCGGTTTAGCGCGGCTGGCATGTTTTTGCTTAAAGCAAGGGTATTGCCCATGCCAAGTGGCGCAAAAATATAATCCTTTATATAAGCCTCCCATGATTTACCTGTTACAACCGGGATCACCTGCCCCGCGGTTAAAAATGCAGAGTTGGTATACCCCCATTTGCTCCTGAAGGGATAGGTGGCCTTAACGAGGCTCATCTTGCCAATAATATCCTCGCGACTAAGGTTGGTGTTATAAAAAGTAAAATCGCCCTGAAAGGTCTGGAAACCTATACGGTGACACAACAGATCGCGTATGGTTACCATATCACCGGCTGGCTTATTGTCCAGCTTAAATGAGGGAATATATTTGGTTATTTTATCATCAAGGTTGAGTTTGCCCTGGGCCTGCAACATGGCCAGCATGGTAGCTGTAAAAGCCTTGGTATTGCTGCCGATCATAAACAAGGTATTTTCGTCAACTGGATTGGTAAGGCCAAGCTCTTTAATGCCATAGCCTTTCATGAGCACTACTTTGCCATCTTTTACTATACAAACCGCCGCCCCGGGAATGCGCCAATTAGTTAATGCCCGGCTCATATAATTTTGCAGGCTATCGGTAATAAATTTGCTTCTGTCAATATTCTGTGCGTTTGCAGCAGATATTTCTATGCTACTTATTATAAGCAGCAGTAATAGTTTTTTCATCAAATTAAACATAGGTACGGGCTAATAAAATAAATATATAGGTTTTAAACACTATAATTTATTAACTGCAACTAATTTAATGCAAAAAACTTGTCGGTAATGTTTAATTTATAAATTATCAGGAAAGCAGGTAGAAATAAAGCCCTCCTGAATTAACAGGAAGGCTTTGTTATTTAGGTTTATAATTGATCAATATTTAATATCGTCATCATTCAGGCTTTCCAATATATCATCTTCGCCTGCTTTATGTTGTTTGGCAATATTGTCTAATTCAAAATCACTTTTTCGGCCCAGCAGGGTAAAATTTTCGGCCACTATTTCGGTAGTATATTTTTTGATGCCTTCTTTATCTTCAAATGAA
Protein-coding regions in this window:
- a CDS encoding serine hydrolase gives rise to the protein MKKLLLLLIISSIEISAANAQNIDRSKFITDSLQNYMSRALTNWRIPGAAVCIVKDGKVVLMKGYGIKELGLTNPVDENTLFMIGSNTKAFTATMLAMLQAQGKLNLDDKITKYIPSFKLDNKPAGDMVTIRDLLCHRIGFQTFQGDFTFYNTNLSREDIIGKMSLVKATYPFRSKWGYTNSAFLTAGQVIPVVTGKSWEAYIKDYIFAPLGMGNTLALSKNMPAALNRTVPHTIVDGRLTAIPYDQLDGLAPAGSICSSVNDMSKWVLCLLNDGKVGNRQVIPLAAIQATREPQDIVTTAHHLNGEDDYELYGLGWFLQDYSGHSIVMHDGGVGGYVTSVTLVPKEHLGIIILTNTDQNRLYDALRWDIMDAYFKMPFRNYCDNYLARFKDNQDKEQQLDKRRKDTVALLHPPALPATAYLGKYTNELYGNMVVTAGEGNDLEMRFEHHPKMYAHLMPLGGNRFYAVFSDPELGKAVFPFLVQNGTVTGVRIKVDDELERTPYDFKKE